ATCCTTTACACCAGCATACATCATAATAAATGCACACCTGATTGCACCTAGATGTCCGGCACTACTGCCTGGGAACGGATCTTCATTTTTGGGATAAGAAAAGCGTCCGTATAACACAACTGTTGTGTCAGCATTTATCCCATGCTTTTCTAATGCTGATTTCAATTCCTCAGGTGATCTTCTGTTCCATGTTTCTGGCGACTCCAGCGCTAATGTGTCCAGAGAAATGGCACCGGGAATATGACCTTTCATATAATCGTCATGATTGCGATAATGTGCATGACAAATGACAAAGTCATTGTTTTTAAAATTTAATGGTTTTTTCCCTTCACTTAGTGATTTAACCCATTCAGGATAAACCAGTTGTTTGTATTTTTTTAATTTATCCATGGGTAAATCAGTATTGGCACACCATTCATGAACAAATTGATTATAGATACTTATGTCAGGGTATTTCGCATGCTGAAACAAAGTGGCCACCTTTTGGGATTCTTCAGCTGTATAACCATAAAGAATTATTTTATGTTCAGGAAGTATTCCTTTGGCTCTGACTATTTCAATCCAATCGAAATATTTAGTCCATTTTATTGACAGACTTTTCGCTCCTTTAATATGTCCACCTCTTTCTTCATTTTCCAAACACCAGCCATTGTATGCATCAACTGATCTTACATCAATAATTCGATATTCCTTCTGATCAATTTTGCTAAATAATTCTTCTGTGTTTACTTCATTTATTTTAGAACTCATATTTCTTAATTTGTAATTTCAACTCCTTTCCAAAAAGCAACATGGTTTTTGATTTCTATTGCCTTGTTAAATGGATTTGGATAATACCAGGCTGCATCTGTGTTCACTTTATGATCAACTTCAATGCTGTAATAGGAAGCTGTTCCTTTCCAAGGGCAAACAGTATGTGTATCACTTTGTTTAAAATATTCCTGATTAACTGACTTTACTGGGAAATAGTGATTGTTCTCAACCACAACAGTATCATTGCTTTGGGCAAGTATTTTGCCATTCCATATTGCTTTCATTAAAATTATTTTGTTAGGTTGGCTTAAAATATATCGCACACTATTTCTCAATTTCTTCAGTAATTTTATTACTGATTTCATTCTTTTTCAAATTGCTTAGTGTGAAATGAAAATGAGACGAGTTAGTTTGGTCTTTTTCAATATACTTATAAAGTTCAAGTTTTTGAGAAATCAATTCAATTTGCTTTTCGTATCTCCTGCACAAATAGCAGGTCATTAAATGTAATTTCAAATTAAACTTTTCTTTCATACTTAGCTTGGAATCCTGCTTTTTAGAAATTAGTTTTGTTGCACCATGGCAACTCAACATCATTCTAGCCATCATTCCAAGTATTTTCTGTTTCATATGTCTATAATTGTTTTAAAAGGTCATATGGAACTTGCATAGAGTCATTTCCTTGTGCCAGCACACCGAAGTGTTTCGGCACACAAGTGTGTGTGTAGACTTTTACTCATGCTCGTTTCATATTTTTAATCTTCCCAATTTTTATCCATGCAGACTCTTAATTGCAAACGGGCTCTGTGCATGATCACCCATAAATTAGACGCACTAATATTTAAATGCTTACAAACTTTTTCACTTTCTAAATCTTCCAAAAATTTTAAACTAAAAGCCGAAGACCATTTAACAGGCAGTAGCGATAAACACAAATGAAGAACAGCATAAAATTCTTCAGACTCCATTTTGCTGAGTGCGGATAAATGCCAATTCCCAGGGCCTTGGCCATCTTTCCAATGTCCTTTAAAAGCACCTTCAGAAATAAAAGGAGAATCATCTTGATCTGTTTCCAATTCAAAATCGTAATCCGATAATTCAGGATTATTTGCTTTTTTACGATAAAAATCTATGATTTTATTTTTAAGAATGGATACAAGCCAAGTGCGCTCGCTGCTTTTACCTTTGAAGTTATTTCTTGCTTTATAAGCTGAAAGAAAAGTTTCCTGAACAATATCTTCGGCAGTTTCCTGATTGTAAATACGTCCACTAGCATAGTTAAATAGAAAATCACCATGATTTTCTACCCATGTATTTGGACTTAATGTATTTAAGGAAGACATATTCATTTAAGTGTGTTCGACATTGCATAAAACAGTCGTTTAACAAATTTACAAAAAAATATTTCCGTACTGATTTGCATGAACCAGTATTGTTTCTAATAATTCCGTATTTTTAAAATTGTTTATTTGCCTAACTAATCTATTAAAATGCCTACTTACGAGCAGATATTTGAGAATAATAAAAAATGGGTGGCTGAGAAGATAGCTACTAATAAAGATTTTTTTGAAAATTTATCAAAAGGGCAGGATCCTGATTATTTATATATCGGTTGTAGCGACAGCCGTGTGACTGCAGAAGATTTAATGGGTATGCAGGCAGGAGATGTGTTTGTTCATCGAAACATTGCCAATATAATTAGCAATACCGATCTCAATGTGATGAGTGTAATAAATTATGGTGTTCTTCAACTAAATGTAAAGCACATCATTGTCTGTGGTCATTATTATTGTGGAGGAGTTAAGGCTGCCATGCAAGCTAAAGATTTTGGTATTTTAAACCCCTGGCTTCGAAACATCCGAGATGTATATCGTTTACATAAAGATGAATTGAATTTAATTTCTGATGAAGAACAAAAATACAATCGCCTTGTTGAGCTCAATGTGGAAGAGCAGTGCTTGAATGTTATTAAAACAGCTGTTGTACAAAGGGGATACATAAACTCAGGTTATCCAATTGTACATGGATGGGTATTTGACGTTAGGACAGGCGAGTTAATCGATTTGAAGATTAACTTTACTGATAAGCTAAAGGGTATACAGGAGATTTATAATCTGGGCATTCAAGAGGAAAATAGTTAAACGAACCTATTTACATTTGTGCATTTTGCATGAAATATATTTATTTGCAAAGGGTTGATCAAATGTTGTAAGTTTGATGTAAACCTAACTTTAGCAATTCTTTCTATCAATCGGAAATGATATATTGGTAGATTAATTTGCCAGATAAAACACACCTATGCTACGATTTGTATTTAATGAGTTTGACCCAACAAAACTCTCAACTCTATCCGCAGAAGAAGACAAGAAAAAAACGCTGAATTTAATATTATACATTACTGCAGGCATTGGTATGATTTCAGTTGTTTTATCCATCTTTGAATATATGCAGTATGGATTTAAGATTTCCAGTTTTTTATTTTTAGTATTGTTTTCTCCCATCTTAGTTGCCTTTATCTTTAAATCAAAACTTGAAATAAATACCATTTCCAGTCTAATCATCGGAAGTGCTTATTTAATAGGTGTGTATGTTATGAAAAATGAAGGGTTTTTTGGCGCTTCACTGCTAATTTTTATTGCCATTTCAGTTTATACTACATTGCTACTGGGTATAAAAGAAGGAATTTTAGTGGTGTTTTTATCTGTACTCTCTATATTTCTTGCTGCATTACTTTTCGTAAACGAAAATTTGGACGTTCAGACTGTAATTTTGACTAGTTACAAAAACTATATTTCCTGGCTTAACATGACAGTAACCTTTATTATGTTAGCTCTTGTGCTCAATGTATCTATATACAGAATTCAACGAAAATTAGTTAATTCGTTTAAATATTCTGAATTAAAAGCCATTGAATTGAGTAAAACAAATGAAGAACTTAATAATTTGAAAAATGAATTAGAAAGCAAGGTGTTAGAAAGGACAAATGAAATAAAAACAAATAATGAGGCACTTGTGAAGTCTAACAGTGATTTAAAAATAGTTAATGATGAACTGGAAAGGCTTAATAGATTATTTGTTGGTCGGGAGTTTCGGATAAAAGAGTTACGGGATAAGGTGAAAGAACTCGAAGAGCATCAAAAGATCATCTAAAAGGCACAGTAAAATCTTTAAATCGACAACTATCCATATTGTTCAAAGAGGCACAATCCAAGTCTAGGCAATGAGTTACTAAAAACTATAATCTTATTAAATCGGAAATTAATCCCCCATACTCCTAAGGTTATAATCTTGAATTTTTAATAATTATGATTTCCTGATTCGTTTAGGAATAATTCAATAATTAGGGGAATCACATAGTGTTAGAACAGAAATGAGGAAATTCCAAATTACCATTAAACTTTTCTTTTGTAATTATCAGCATGTTATTATTAGGATGATCTGAAATATGGATGTAATTTTTTGCATATTATTGTACAGCAAATAATCAAACAATAATCTAATTTTTTCGATTTTTTTTATAATTGAATTTCAATGTAATGACAGATTATACTAATTATTCAAAAAAACAACTAATTGACAAAATCAATTTACTCGAGGAATCACTTCATGTTAATAGCAATTATGAACAAAATGTACTATCAAAAAGTGTTATTCAAAATTCAGTTGAAGGGATTTCAATAGCGAATGAACAAGGTATTATTATTGAGTGGAATATTCAACTTGAAATCATAACTGGAATATTAGCCAGTGATGTTATTGGAAAGTATATTTGGGAAATTCAGTTACAAATGGAACCTGTTCGTCTTAGAACTAATGAACGATTAATCCAATATGAAAAGTCAATAAAGGAATTCCTTAAAACTGGCGAATCTGTATTAGCTAGAAAAGCACTTGAAAGAGAGTATACTAAACCAAATGGACAAAATATAGTTATTCAAGGCATTATTAATCCGGTTAAAACTGAAAAAGGCTATATTTTAGTCAGTACTTCAGAGGATATTACGATAAGAAAGAAAACACAAGAAGCATTAGAAATCAGTGAGAAAAAATCAAAATCTCTGATGCAACAATCACCATTTGTTGTGGAACTATATGATATTAATGGCTTACAAATAGAAGTAAATAAGGCTTATGAAGACCTTTGGGAGTTTCCTGCTGAAACAACTGTGAATAAATTCAATGTTTTGTTGAGTAAAGAAGTTGAAGATACAGGCCTTATGAAATATGTTAAAAGAGCATATGCAGGAGAGGCTGTTGAAGTTCCTGAGTATGAATTTAATCCAACAGGCGAAACAGAATCTAAAGGATTTGGTAGAGTTAGGTGGTTAAACACTCGTATCTACCCTATAAAGGATAATCAAAACAATGTTACAAATATTGTCATCGTTCATCAGGATGTTACAGAGCGAAATGAAGCTGAACAATTATTGAAGCAGAGTGAAGAAAAATTCAGGAGCATTTTTGAATCGAATATCGTTGGTGTAATATTTTGGAATGCAGAAGGTGAAATTTCAGATGCCAATGAACTATTTTTAGGTTTGATGGGTTATACAAAGAAAGAGCTATTGAATAAAGAGATCCGATGGAAGGATATGACACCACCAGAATATGCTCAATATGATAAAGAAATGTTAATTGAGCTCTCAGAAAAAGGATTTGTTACTCCTTTTGAAAAAGAGTATTATCACAAAGATGGTCATCGAATACCAATTATTATCGGAGCTGCTACATTAACCAGCATGGAAAATAGTGGAGTTGCTTTTATTTTGGATATATCTAAACGAAAGAAATCTGAAGAAGAGATTATCCGATACCGAGATCATCTTGAAGAAATGGTTAGAGATCGCACAAAAGAGCTTGAAGATAAGAATGCTGATCTGGAAAGGTTTAATGAGCTTTTTGTTAACCGAGAATTCAGAATAAAAGAATTGAGGGATAAGGTGAAAGAACTTGAAGCAGGCTTGTAGAAATGATTTTGACTACTTTTTAGTTTCAAACTTCTCTTTTATATATTTTTCTATCTTGCTTTGCTGGGTTTTGTCGATAGCATAGACAGTTACTTCAATTTCTAAGTTATTGTCTGTATGTTTTATAAGCTGAACTACAGGTTTTTTAATGGCTGAAGACCAGGGTAAATTCAGTATACTGTTTTTTATCTTAGCAATAATTTCAGATGACTCCACTTTGTCTGCACAATTTAATAAAAAAGTATATCCACTTTGCTTTGAAATGCTTTCCGATTTTATTTGTGCCGATTCAAGTAACTTTCCATAGGGCAGGAAAATAGTTTTTCCTTCTTTGTTTTCCAGTTCAATTGTAAAGCTCCTGAATTTTTTGATTATACCCGAATAGTTTTCCGACTGAATCATATCTCCTTCTGTAAATCTGGATGAACTTCTGAAAATTACTCCTGCTATGGTGTCTTTAATCCAATAACGAGACAACCAAAACAATAAAATCAGAACGATTGCAAGAACAATATAAATAAATATATTGCCTGCTTCTTTTATTGACCAAACAAAGCCTGAAAAAAATACTATCCAGGTTATCGTTTCGGTGATAAGGAGGGTGGCGTCTATGTGCTGTTTGTTTTTGGTCTTGAATAAATATTTAAAAATAAACCTAAGCCCCCTAAAAGCAACAAACAAAATACTTCCCCACAGGAGAATGCGAAGAAAAAGGTTCGAAAACTGGAGTTCAGTAATTTCCATAAATCTATATTTATTTATCTTAATTCTTTTTCAAAAAGCACCTTGTTAATAAAAGGATGAAGATAGGGATCAATTTCATAAACATGACCAGTGTACTCTTTTACAAGACCCGATCTTTTCAGGAATAAAATGTCTTCATCCACTTTGTCCTTGCTATCATGAGTCAATCGAACAAGTTTCTCGATTGAAACACGGTTATGCAACACCATTAAGGTTAAATAAACTTTTTGTTGTGCATTCAGATTATTCAAGGCAAATGAATCAGGTGAAAGGGGTGTTTTAATTAAAATCTTGTTTTCTTTCACATCTACAATATTTGCAATCCAGGCCAAAAGTGCGATACCAATATTTCCATTCGAATAGTTGAAATAACGTGCAAAAAGTCTGGCCAGTTTTGTATTGTTCAACTTAGTATTTGGGGCATTCGCCATGGCTATATCTAAACCACTTGAATTGTGCCGGAACATGATTGATTGCTGTAAATTAATGGCATTAAATGCTTCAAGATCTACTATAGACAAAAAGCAACTGTCAAAGTCAACAAGCTGATTAATTACATGATAACTTTTGCCATTTGTACTGAGTATGAACAAACATTTATTACTGTATTGTTGTATGAGTTTTCTTATTGTTTGTATAACTGCAGTTCCATTATCAGTTTTCTCCCACCAAAGCTCAAGGTCGTCAATTATAATAACAGATTGAGCGGATATTCTGCCAAAAATGTCGTTGTATGAGCCTTGAATCATTGTGGCTTGTTCAAGTGCGGCATGAAATACTTTTGAGTCTGTAGATCCCGTTATTGGTGGGTTGATGTGAAAAATACTTTTGCCTTTTAAGCTGGAATTTGCTATATAGTTTGTCAAAAATGTTTTCCCTGATTTTCTAACTCCTCTTATAAGTATTGCTCCTGAATATACTTTATTATATCTTGAAACTGCTTTATCAATATCATTCAGTTCCTTGGTCCGATTATACCAAAATTCTCGCTGATAATTCTGTTTTTGTAAAAACAATTGTTTGTAGTAAAATGGAATTTTATTTAGCACATTTTCTTTGGGTGCAATTTGATCTTTCAATGATAGGAGGGAATCGGTTAAGGAGCTTGCCTCAATGTTCTGCTTGCTTAGTTTTCTTGCAAAAATGAGGGCATCACTTTGCCTGTACCATAAATTTGCTTTAAGAACTTGCCACGATTTTGATAATTTTATACTTTGGGATTTAATATATGACGATCGTGCAATCTTATCTTTTTTGCTCAGGTATGATTTATACTTTTCAGGATTGCTGAGTAGTTGATATATAGAAAGATCTTCAGCTGCAATTTTAAGTTGATTGTTAAGATGGTTTTGAACCTCTAGCAATTCGTTTTCCATCGTATTGCTTTCATTTTTAATAATTTTAAGCTGCTCTTTGGCGAAAATTAAGAAGCTTTCATTATCAGAAAAACTTTCACCTCCTTGTTCCAAAAAGGGGTCATACTCCTGTAAAGAATTTGAACCCAAGCTACCCATACTCACCAATCGTAATACATCTTTTATTTTATTGTTTGATACTTGCATTTTATCGGGTAGGTTTTTTGTATTTCGAAGCAATGGTTCAATTAGGTTTTGCTGTACATAAAAATCAACCAACTGATAGGTTGCCATACTCACAGTACGAAGCTCCTCATCCATAATATTAGCAGCTTCCTTTAAGGATTCCGTGGTAATAATTTCGGTACTTTCGGGCAACCTTCCAACAATTGCTTTGGCATTTTTGTAGGTATTATCTGTTATTTTATTCAATACCAACTGAAATTCTTCCTTATCGATAAAACCCAAATCTTCTTCTTTGAGTGTAAAGTCGATAGTTGAATCTGTTTGAACATCTTTTACAAATTTGGAAAGTTGTTTTAATACATGCGCCTGTTTTTTAACAATATGGTTTTCGGTGTATTGTTTAATTTCATCAACAGACCTTTGCAGTAAATTTGTTAGCCTGTTACGGATAACCATAAGCTTCAACTCAAGTATTGCCCCGTTATACATAAAGAAACGATTATTTGTCCATTGTGTTGGGGACGCAAGTATTTTTTTTCGGGTTGTTTTTACTGAACCATATTTCGATTTTTTGCTTTTCTCTGGTATATTTAAGGAGGTGGCATACTGTCCAACTACATTAACTTTCTCTGAAACATCATTGAATAGTTCAATCACCAACTTATTTTGAGCGCTGGCAATTAATTTATCAAGTTTGTCGAAATAGTTTTTTACTCCTGATTTAGAAGAATTAATTAATTCGATACTTGATTTTGGGTTATTGATGGCATCGAAAAAATTATTTATTATCGAGTTCAACTTTTGGAGTTCAATGATATAACTTAAATTGATATTGCCCATTTTATTAAGGGACGACTGTATGTTTTCCAACCCCTGCTGAGTGAACATTCGTTTTATTGCTTCTCTGAAATGAAGCGGATAACTAACTCCTTCTTCAATTTTTCTTCTACTGTGCAGCGATCTTTTAATACTTTTCTTTAATCGTGTGCTTTTATTATCGAATTTGGACTTCTCCAAATTCAGATCATTTGCTTTGAGCATTATTTTTTGTGGGAATTGCTGAGGTAGTTTATCGAATTCTTCAAGCAAATGATTCAAGCCATTTTCAAGTAGTTCCTTTTGTTCGACTTTTATTGTTTGTTGAAGTTCTTCGAGTAGTTTTTCTGATTTGAATATTTGATTTGTTTTTATGGAATGAATTTGCTTTTGTCTTTTTGCATAAGGGAGTTGCCAGAAATCAGGGGATTCAATTGTTGCTAATCCATCATTAAAGTTTTCGCGTAGCAAAATAGCCTTACTGATATTAAATTTTAATGCTGGTAGAATAAAATCCTTATTGAAACTCTCAAACATTTGTGTTAAATGGCTATTAAGTTTTAAGAGTTCGGTATCCAGACTTTCAATATTTGTTAATTCAATGTTTGTTTCTTGAGCCAATTCAATGTCTTTTGTATTAACCTTATCAGCCAAATAGGTCATTCTGCTGGTTTCTGACCCTAAACTGTGTTTTTTGAAATTAGATGAGGCTCTCATCATTAAAACAGTGCCTGCTTTATGTAGTAGTTTATTGGTTTGTTCAACAAATTCGGCTTCTTTTCCTTCCTCTATTAGGGGAATACCAAAAATTACCAGATCAGTTTTAAGCGATTCTTCCAATATTATACTGTGAAAGCTTTTTTGCTCAAATTGGTTATTTATAACTTTAATACTTGCAGTAAATCGGATACTATCAAGCAGTTTTTCGGCCCTGCTAATAATGCTTTGTCTTTGATCGTTTTTAGAGTTGATGATCATTAATCTGATTGTGGCATTGTGCCAATCATTGGATTGTAACATGAACTTTACCAATGTAAGCGCAAGGTTTCCCTGATTGCTTACATCCTTCCACCATATATCAATAGTTTTAAAGGAGCCAAAGCCCATTTTTTTATCATAATCAAGAAGCAAAACATTAAGATCGAGTTCGTAAAGCGTATTCAGCATTTTTACAAATCTTTCTGGATTATTGGTTTGTCGCCCCCATCCTAATAAAAT
This portion of the Bacteroidota bacterium genome encodes:
- a CDS encoding sulfurtransferase, which translates into the protein MSSKINEVNTEELFSKIDQKEYRIIDVRSVDAYNGWCLENEERGGHIKGAKSLSIKWTKYFDWIEIVRAKGILPEHKIILYGYTAEESQKVATLFQHAKYPDISIYNQFVHEWCANTDLPMDKLKKYKQLVYPEWVKSLSEGKKPLNFKNNDFVICHAHYRNHDDYMKGHIPGAISLDTLALESPETWNRRSPEELKSALEKHGINADTTVVLYGRFSYPKNEDPFPGSSAGHLGAIRCAFIMMYAGVKDVRVLNGGLQSWEDKGYAITTEITLPKAKSDFGITIPAKPELAVDVPEAKELIASSDGDIVCVRSWPEYIGEVSGYNYIEKKGRIPGTVFGNCGSDAYHMENYRNLDHTMREFHEIEEIWNEVNIKPDKHLAFYCGTGWRGSEAFYNAWLMGWPRVSVFDGGWFEWSNDPNNPYETGEPK
- a CDS encoding DUF427 domain-containing protein, with translation MKAIWNGKILAQSNDTVVVENNHYFPVKSVNQEYFKQSDTHTVCPWKGTASYYSIEVDHKVNTDAAWYYPNPFNKAIEIKNHVAFWKGVEITN
- a CDS encoding sigma-70 family RNA polymerase sigma factor, with the protein product MNMSSLNTLSPNTWVENHGDFLFNYASGRIYNQETAEDIVQETFLSAYKARNNFKGKSSERTWLVSILKNKIIDFYRKKANNPELSDYDFELETDQDDSPFISEGAFKGHWKDGQGPGNWHLSALSKMESEEFYAVLHLCLSLLPVKWSSAFSLKFLEDLESEKVCKHLNISASNLWVIMHRARLQLRVCMDKNWED
- a CDS encoding carbonic anhydrase codes for the protein MPTYEQIFENNKKWVAEKIATNKDFFENLSKGQDPDYLYIGCSDSRVTAEDLMGMQAGDVFVHRNIANIISNTDLNVMSVINYGVLQLNVKHIIVCGHYYCGGVKAAMQAKDFGILNPWLRNIRDVYRLHKDELNLISDEEQKYNRLVELNVEEQCLNVIKTAVVQRGYINSGYPIVHGWVFDVRTGELIDLKINFTDKLKGIQEIYNLGIQEENS
- a CDS encoding PAS domain S-box protein produces the protein MTDYTNYSKKQLIDKINLLEESLHVNSNYEQNVLSKSVIQNSVEGISIANEQGIIIEWNIQLEIITGILASDVIGKYIWEIQLQMEPVRLRTNERLIQYEKSIKEFLKTGESVLARKALEREYTKPNGQNIVIQGIINPVKTEKGYILVSTSEDITIRKKTQEALEISEKKSKSLMQQSPFVVELYDINGLQIEVNKAYEDLWEFPAETTVNKFNVLLSKEVEDTGLMKYVKRAYAGEAVEVPEYEFNPTGETESKGFGRVRWLNTRIYPIKDNQNNVTNIVIVHQDVTERNEAEQLLKQSEEKFRSIFESNIVGVIFWNAEGEISDANELFLGLMGYTKKELLNKEIRWKDMTPPEYAQYDKEMLIELSEKGFVTPFEKEYYHKDGHRIPIIIGAATLTSMENSGVAFILDISKRKKSEEEIIRYRDHLEEMVRDRTKELEDKNADLERFNELFVNREFRIKELRDKVKELEAGL
- a CDS encoding mechanosensitive ion channel; its protein translation is MEITELQFSNLFLRILLWGSILFVAFRGLRFIFKYLFKTKNKQHIDATLLITETITWIVFFSGFVWSIKEAGNIFIYIVLAIVLILLFWLSRYWIKDTIAGVIFRSSSRFTEGDMIQSENYSGIIKKFRSFTIELENKEGKTIFLPYGKLLESAQIKSESISKQSGYTFLLNCADKVESSEIIAKIKNSILNLPWSSAIKKPVVQLIKHTDNNLEIEVTVYAIDKTQQSKIEKYIKEKFETKK
- a CDS encoding amino acid permease, whose amino-acid sequence is MSKATKFGTFAGVYTPSVLTILGVIMYMRLGWVVGQSGLLTALVIILLAHVISISTGLSISSIATDKKIKTGGIYYILSRSLGLPMGGAIGISLFVGTALSISLYLIGFAESFLSIDVIREFTGLQQDINSFRIVGTAAILLLVLIAFISTSLAIKAQFYILGAIALSLVSIIIGLVINTDSAPAEPILTPFRDGLSPELIFAIFFPAVTGFTAGVAMSGDLKDSKKSIPMGTLASIGTGLVIYVGLAIGFAFFVKRDMLLNDYNFLLKIAWFSPLVIAGIWGATLSSALGGILGGPRILQAISSDRLLPKIFAKGYGSSNEPRNALILVFFIAEAGILIGELNVIAGIVTMFYLASYGFINFAYFLESWASTDFRPSFKINRYIGLIGFIAAFGVMFKLDMMSMFAALIIITLLYFFLKRKQITNDFGDVWQSVYSSLVRTALHKMDISNIEQRNWKPNIILFSGGTKKRPHLLNFGKSIVGKHGVMSNFDLIENKKAQVLFPKSKQSITEGETDKGIFTRKKTVKDIYEGVESISAVYGFSGFEPNTILLGWGRQTNNPERFVKMLNTLYELDLNVLLLDYDKKMGFGSFKTIDIWWKDVSNQGNLALTLVKFMLQSNDWHNATIRLMIINSKNDQRQSIISRAEKLLDSIRFTASIKVINNQFEQKSFHSIILEESLKTDLVIFGIPLIEEGKEAEFVEQTNKLLHKAGTVLMMRASSNFKKHSLGSETSRMTYLADKVNTKDIELAQETNIELTNIESLDTELLKLNSHLTQMFESFNKDFILPALKFNISKAILLRENFNDGLATIESPDFWQLPYAKRQKQIHSIKTNQIFKSEKLLEELQQTIKVEQKELLENGLNHLLEEFDKLPQQFPQKIMLKANDLNLEKSKFDNKSTRLKKSIKRSLHSRRKIEEGVSYPLHFREAIKRMFTQQGLENIQSSLNKMGNINLSYIIELQKLNSIINNFFDAINNPKSSIELINSSKSGVKNYFDKLDKLIASAQNKLVIELFNDVSEKVNVVGQYATSLNIPEKSKKSKYGSVKTTRKKILASPTQWTNNRFFMYNGAILELKLMVIRNRLTNLLQRSVDEIKQYTENHIVKKQAHVLKQLSKFVKDVQTDSTIDFTLKEEDLGFIDKEEFQLVLNKITDNTYKNAKAIVGRLPESTEIITTESLKEAANIMDEELRTVSMATYQLVDFYVQQNLIEPLLRNTKNLPDKMQVSNNKIKDVLRLVSMGSLGSNSLQEYDPFLEQGGESFSDNESFLIFAKEQLKIIKNESNTMENELLEVQNHLNNQLKIAAEDLSIYQLLSNPEKYKSYLSKKDKIARSSYIKSQSIKLSKSWQVLKANLWYRQSDALIFARKLSKQNIEASSLTDSLLSLKDQIAPKENVLNKIPFYYKQLFLQKQNYQREFWYNRTKELNDIDKAVSRYNKVYSGAILIRGVRKSGKTFLTNYIANSSLKGKSIFHINPPITGSTDSKVFHAALEQATMIQGSYNDIFGRISAQSVIIIDDLELWWEKTDNGTAVIQTIRKLIQQYSNKCLFILSTNGKSYHVINQLVDFDSCFLSIVDLEAFNAINLQQSIMFRHNSSGLDIAMANAPNTKLNNTKLARLFARYFNYSNGNIGIALLAWIANIVDVKENKILIKTPLSPDSFALNNLNAQQKVYLTLMVLHNRVSIEKLVRLTHDSKDKVDEDILFLKRSGLVKEYTGHVYEIDPYLHPFINKVLFEKELR